Part of the Bacillota bacterium genome is shown below.
GGCGTGCCGATGGAAAGGCTTTCGGGCACGCTCCAGAACGACATCCTCAAGGAGTACATCGCCCAGAAGGAGTTCATCTTTCCGCCGGAGCCGTCCCTGAAGCTGGTGGTGGACACCATCGAGTTCGCCACGCGGCACATGCCCAGGTGGAACACCGTCTCCATCAGCGGCTACCACATCCGCGAGGCGGGCGCCACGGCCGTCCAGGAACTCGCCTTCACGCTGGCCGATGGGCTCACGTACGTGGAGGCGTGCCTCGCCCGAGGGCTCGACGTCGACAGCTTCGCGCCCAGGCTCTCGTTTTTCTTCAACAGCCACAGCGACTTCTTCGAGGAGATCGCCAAGTTCCGCGCGGCGCGGCGGATGTGGGCACGGTTCATGCGGGAGCGCTTCAAGGCGCAGAACCCCCGCTCGTGGATGCTGCGCTTCCACACGCAGACGGCGGGCTGCTCGCTGACGGCCCAGCAACCCGAGGTGAACGTGGTGCGGGTGACGCTGCAGGCGCTGGCGGCCGTGCTGGGCGGAACGCAGTCCCTTCACACCAATGCGCTGGACGAAGCGCTGGCGCTGCCCACGGCCGAGGCGGCGAGGCTTGCCCTGCGCACGCAGCAGGTGATCGCCGAGGAGAGCGGCGTGGCCAGCGTGGTCGACCCGCTGGGCGGCTCGTACTTCGTGGAGGCGCTCACCAGCGAGACGGAGCGGCAGGCGATGGCGTACATCGAACGCATCGAGCAGATGGGCGGGGTCATCGCGGCCATCCGCCGGGGGTTCATGCAGCGGGAGATCGCCGAGGCCTCCTACCGCTTCCAGCAGGAGGTCTCGAGCGGCAAGCGGGTCATCGTGGGCGTGAACCGCTACGCCATCCCGGCCTCGGAAGAGAAACCCGTCCCCATCCTGCGCATCGACCCGGAACTGGAGAGGCGCCAGGGCCAGCGGGTCCAGGAACTGCGCAGGAGCCGGGACAACGCCCGGGTCCAGGCCGCCCTGAGAGACCTCGCCCGCGCCGCCGAACGGGAGGAGAACGTGATGCCCTACCTCATCGAGGCGGTGCGCGCCTACGCCACGCTGGGCGAGATGGTGGATGCTCTCAAGAGCGTCTACGGCGTCTACGTCGAGGAAGCGGTGGTGTGAGCCTGTCATGGAGCACTCAGCCCCCATCCGGGTGCTGGCGGCAAAGGTCGGGCTGGACGGTCACGACCGCGGCGTGAAGGTGATCGCCAGGGCCCTGCGGGACGCAGGCATGGAGGTCATCTACTCGGGCCTCTTCCGCACCCCGCAGGAGGTGGC
Proteins encoded:
- a CDS encoding methylmalonyl-CoA mutase family protein; the protein is MEDRRARTVEERAEAFTTLSWLPLKRVYRPEDVGDLDYHRDLGDPGEYPFTRGIHETMYRGRLWTMRQFAGYGTAEQTNARFHYLLQNGQTGLSVAFDLPTLLGYDSDHPRARGEVGREGVAVDSLADMERLFDGIPLGEVSTSMTINGPAAILMAMYIVVGEKQGVPMERLSGTLQNDILKEYIAQKEFIFPPEPSLKLVVDTIEFATRHMPRWNTVSISGYHIREAGATAVQELAFTLADGLTYVEACLARGLDVDSFAPRLSFFFNSHSDFFEEIAKFRAARRMWARFMRERFKAQNPRSWMLRFHTQTAGCSLTAQQPEVNVVRVTLQALAAVLGGTQSLHTNALDEALALPTAEAARLALRTQQVIAEESGVASVVDPLGGSYFVEALTSETERQAMAYIERIEQMGGVIAAIRRGFMQREIAEASYRFQQEVSSGKRVIVGVNRYAIPASEEKPVPILRIDPELERRQGQRVQELRRSRDNARVQAALRDLARAAEREENVMPYLIEAVRAYATLGEMVDALKSVYGVYVEEAVV